The stretch of DNA GCGATTGTTTCATCTGGGGATTATTCTGTCCAGCAGACTTGTGAATATGCTGTTCAGGACTTCCTGTGACGACGGATGCCAACAGCATCTTGATATTTCAGTTTTTAGCGCAGGCTATTATGAAATCTTAACGCTTTCTATGCTAGAATCGCTTCCTTTTGAGCTGGCCCGGATTGAGACTTGTGGGCCGCTTCCATCGGCTAATTACTAGCCGGATATTAAAAAGAATCAGTGGAACAGGATACCGACCTCTATGGGCGAGTTAGCCAAAGAAATTTTACCCGTCAATATCGAAAACGAGCTGAAGCAATCTTATCTCGATTATGCAATGAGCGTAATTGTCGGGCGGGCTTTGCCGGATGTGCGCGATGGGTTGAAACCTGTGCATCGTCGGGTGTTATTCGCGATGAGCGTGTTGGGCAACGATTTCAATAAGCCTTATAAAAAATCAGCACGGGTGGTGGGTGATGTGATTGGTAAATATCACCCGCATGGTGATACTGCCGTCTATGACACCATCGTACGCATGGCGCAGCCCTTCTCTATGCGCTACATGCTGGTGGACGGGCAGGGTAACTTTGGTTCGGTGGATGGTGACTCGGCAGCGGCGATGCGATACACCGAAATTCGCATGGACAAAATTTCTCATCAGATCTTGGCCGATCTGGATAAAGAAACCGTGGATTATGTGCCTAACTATGATGGCACGGAAATGATTCCGGAGGTCATGCCCACCCGTATTCCCAATTTATTGGTTAATGGTTCCTCCGGTATAGCGGTTGGTATGGCGACCAATATCCCACCACACAATTTAACCGAAGTGATTAACGGTTGTCTGGCCATCATGGATAACCCCGATATCGAGCTGATGGAATTAATGGAGCATATTCCCGGACCTGATTTTCCGACGGCGGCTTTTATTAATGGTCGCGCCGGTATCGTCGAGGCCTATCGTACCGGGCGTGGGCGTATCTATTTGCGGGCACGACACCATATTGAAACTGACGACAAAAGCGGCAAGCACACCCTGGTGGTGACGGAGTTACCTTATCAGGTGAATAAGGCGCGCTTGATCGAAAAAATTGCTGACCTGGTCAAAGAAAAGCAGCTGCAGGGTATTTCAGAGTTACGAGATGAGTCCGACAAGGATGGTATGCGCATTGTTATTGAGTTACGCCGTGGTGAAGTGCCGGAAGTGATACTGAATAATTTGTATGCGCAAACCCAGATGCAAAACGTGTTTGGTATCAACGTTGTGGCGCTGGTGGATGGGCAACCAAAAACGCTTAATCTCAAGCAATTACTCAATGCTTTTGTACGCCATCGCCGTGAGGTAGTGACACGGCGTACTATCTATGAATTACGTAAAGCGCGTGAACGGGGGCATATTTTGGAAGGGCAGGCAGTGGCGCTGTCCAATATCGACCCGGTTATCGCATTGATTAAAGCCTCGCCTAGTTCTGCAGAAGCGAAGGAAAAATTATTGGCGGAAGCCTGGGCTCCTGGCGCGGTAATGGACATGCTGGAGCGGTCTGGAGCGGATGTTTGCCGGCCTGACACGCTGGAGCCTCAGTATGGCTATCGTGATGGCAAATACTATCTGAGCCCGGAACAGGCGCAAGCCATTCTAGATTTACGTTTACATCGTTTGACGGGTCTGGAGCAGGAAAAACTGGTTGCCGAGTATAAAGAGCTGATAGACCGAATCACTGGGTTGCTCGAAATATTGGAAAGTCGTGAGCGTTTGATGCAGGTGATCCGTGAAGAGCTGGAGGAGGTCAAAGAGCAGTTTGGCGACGAACGGCGCACAGAAATTATGCATAGCCAGCAAGACCTGACTTTGGAAGACTTGATTACAGAAGAGGATATGGTGGTTACCCTGTCGCATGGCGGCTATGCTAAGACTCAGCCAGTCGATACCTACCAGGCGCAGCGTCGTGGCGGGAAAGGTAAGATGGCGGCAGCGGTGAAAGATGAGGATTTTGTCGAACACATTTTGGTTGCCAGTACGCACGACACTATTCTGTGCTTCTCGAATCGAGGCAAAGTATATTGGCTGAAGGTGTACCAGATACCGGTGGCGAGCAGAACCGCCAAGGGGCGACCGATGGTGAATTTATTGCCGTTAGCAGAAGATGAACGCATTACTACCGTATTGCCAGTGCACGAGTATACCGAGAATCACTTCATCTTTATGGCAACGGCGAGTGGTACTGTGAAAAAAACTGCATTGATGAATTTTGCACGACAGCGCAGCTCCGGTTTGATTGCAGTTGATCTCAATGAAGATGATACGCTGATTGGTGCTGCGATTACCGATGGCAACAAAGATATTATGCTGTGTAGTAATTCCGGTAAAGCGGTGCGTTTCAACGAAGCCGATGTGAGGCCGATGGGGCGAACAGCCCGCGGTGTACGTGGTATTCGTCTAAAAGGAGGGCAGCGGGTAATATCACTGATTATTCCAGAAGAAAATGTACGAGTACTTTGTGTGAGTGCGAAGGGGTACGGTAAACGTACTGACATGGAAGAGTTCCCAGTGCATAATCGCGGTGGGTCCGGCGTCATCGCCATGCAAACCAGTAAGCGTAACGGTGAACTGGTGGGTGCGGTGCCGGTTGTGGATGGCGATGAAATTATGTTGATCAGTAATAAAGGAACGCTGGTGCGCACGCGTACCGATGAAATTTCAGTGTTGGGCAGAAATACTCAGGGCGTCACTTTGATTAAAGTCAGTGCAGATGAAAAGCTGGTCGGTGTGGAGCGTATCGAAGAGCCTGAAGAAGATGAAAATGCAGCTGAGGGCGTCGTCAGTGACGACGCGAACGCGACAGAATAACGGGTAATTAGAACGAAGCTATATGAGTAAAGCTGATTCTGAACAACAACTGAGTCAAATACGTCAGCAGATTGATCAAATTGATGCTGAAATTCAGCGTCTGATCAATGCGCGAGCAAGCTGCGCACAGCAGGTCGCAGAAGTGAAGATGAACGCCAAGAAGGAAACAACGGTATTCTACCGTCCTGAACGTGAGGCGCAGGTGCTGCGGGAAATCATGGCGCGTAATACCGGGCCGGTAGCGGACGAAGAAATGGCCCGCATCTTTCGGGAAGTGATGTCGGTCTGTCTGGCGATGGAGCAGCCGCTACGAATTGCTTTTCTGGGGCCAGAAGGGACATTTACTCAGGCTGCGGCGCTTAAACACTTTGGCCATTCCGTGGTTAGCGCCCCCTTGGCGGCTATTGATGACGTATTTAGAGAAGTGGAATCGGGTACTGCCAATTATGGTGTGGTGCCGGTAGAGAACTCCACTGAAGGTATGGTGAATTCGACGCTTGATAGTTTTATGAAGTCTTCGTTGAAAATTTGTGGAGAGGTTGAATTACGCATTCATCATCATCTTCTGGTTAAGCGGGATCTGACGATCGGTAACATAAAACGTATTTATTCGCATGAACAATCTTTGGCCCAGTGCCGGAAATGGTTGAATACGCACATGCCAAATGCTGAGCGTATTAGCGTTGGCAGCAATGCTGAAGCCGCACGACTGGTGGCAGATAGCGACGAGTCGGAGTTGACGGCAGCGATTGCAGGCGATATGGCGGCAGAAACTTATCACCTCAATAAACTGGTGATGAATATCGAAGACGAGCCGGATAACGCAACGCGATTCTTAATTGTCGGACAGCAATCAGTCGCGGCCAGTGGTAGCGATAAAACCTCCGTGATTATTGCCATGCGTAATAAACCCGGTGCTCTGTATTTAGTGCTTAAGCCATTTCAGGAAGCAGGCATTATGTTGACCCGGGTGGAAACTAGGCCTTCGCGTACCGGCACCTGGACTTATGTTTTTTTTGTCGATTTTGAAGGGCATTATCAGGATCCAAAGATCAAGACGGTATTGGATAAGATTGCCGACGAAGCGGCCGAACTCAAACTGCTCGGTTCTTACCCCATTGCCGTGCTTTAGCGCGTAAGCGGTATTTTATAGTAGCCAATATCTCGCAGTTCTATGACTCAAGAAATTATTTCATCATTACCCCTGAACCGATTGGTTATTATTGGTATTGGGCTGATTGGCGGCTCACTGGCGAAGGCTGCACGTCATGTCGGAGCAGCGAAGACCGTCATTGGTGTGGGCCGCAATGAGTTTAACCTAAAGCGGGCAGTTGAGCTGGGGGTAATTGATTCTTATGCGCTTGATCCTAAAGATGCCGTGGTGGATGCTGATCTGGTGGTGATTGCGACCCCTGTACTGAGTATCGAAAAAGTTTTAAGACAGATTGCTGATGTACTGGGTGAGCAAA from Pseudomonadales bacterium encodes:
- the gyrA gene encoding DNA gyrase subunit A gives rise to the protein MGELAKEILPVNIENELKQSYLDYAMSVIVGRALPDVRDGLKPVHRRVLFAMSVLGNDFNKPYKKSARVVGDVIGKYHPHGDTAVYDTIVRMAQPFSMRYMLVDGQGNFGSVDGDSAAAMRYTEIRMDKISHQILADLDKETVDYVPNYDGTEMIPEVMPTRIPNLLVNGSSGIAVGMATNIPPHNLTEVINGCLAIMDNPDIELMELMEHIPGPDFPTAAFINGRAGIVEAYRTGRGRIYLRARHHIETDDKSGKHTLVVTELPYQVNKARLIEKIADLVKEKQLQGISELRDESDKDGMRIVIELRRGEVPEVILNNLYAQTQMQNVFGINVVALVDGQPKTLNLKQLLNAFVRHRREVVTRRTIYELRKARERGHILEGQAVALSNIDPVIALIKASPSSAEAKEKLLAEAWAPGAVMDMLERSGADVCRPDTLEPQYGYRDGKYYLSPEQAQAILDLRLHRLTGLEQEKLVAEYKELIDRITGLLEILESRERLMQVIREELEEVKEQFGDERRTEIMHSQQDLTLEDLITEEDMVVTLSHGGYAKTQPVDTYQAQRRGGKGKMAAAVKDEDFVEHILVASTHDTILCFSNRGKVYWLKVYQIPVASRTAKGRPMVNLLPLAEDERITTVLPVHEYTENHFIFMATASGTVKKTALMNFARQRSSGLIAVDLNEDDTLIGAAITDGNKDIMLCSNSGKAVRFNEADVRPMGRTARGVRGIRLKGGQRVISLIIPEENVRVLCVSAKGYGKRTDMEEFPVHNRGGSGVIAMQTSKRNGELVGAVPVVDGDEIMLISNKGTLVRTRTDEISVLGRNTQGVTLIKVSADEKLVGVERIEEPEEDENAAEGVVSDDANATE
- the pheA gene encoding prephenate dehydratase; this translates as MSKADSEQQLSQIRQQIDQIDAEIQRLINARASCAQQVAEVKMNAKKETTVFYRPEREAQVLREIMARNTGPVADEEMARIFREVMSVCLAMEQPLRIAFLGPEGTFTQAAALKHFGHSVVSAPLAAIDDVFREVESGTANYGVVPVENSTEGMVNSTLDSFMKSSLKICGEVELRIHHHLLVKRDLTIGNIKRIYSHEQSLAQCRKWLNTHMPNAERISVGSNAEAARLVADSDESELTAAIAGDMAAETYHLNKLVMNIEDEPDNATRFLIVGQQSVAASGSDKTSVIIAMRNKPGALYLVLKPFQEAGIMLTRVETRPSRTGTWTYVFFVDFEGHYQDPKIKTVLDKIADEAAELKLLGSYPIAVL